In a single window of the Bos javanicus breed banteng chromosome 16, ARS-OSU_banteng_1.0, whole genome shotgun sequence genome:
- the LHX9 gene encoding LIM/homeobox protein Lhx9 isoform X1 — protein MEIVGCRAEDSSCPFRPPAMLFHGISGGHIQGIMEEMERRSKSEARLAKGAQLNGRDAGMPPLSPEKPALCAGCGGKIADRYYLLAVDKQWHLRCLKCCECKLALESELTCFAKDGSIYCKEDYYRRFSVQRCARCHLGISASEMVMRARDSVYHLSCFTCSTCNKTLTTGDHFGMKDSLVYCRAHFETLLQGEYPPQLSYTELAAKSGGLALPYFNGTGTVQKGRPRKRKSPALGVDIVNYNSGCNENEADHLDRDQQPYPPSQKTKRMRTSFKHHQLRTMKSYFAINHNPDAKDLKQLAQKTGLTKRVLQVWFQNARAKFRRNLLRQENGGVDKADGTSLPAPPSADSGALSPPGTATTLTDLTNPSITVVTAVTSNMDSHESASPSQTTLTNLF, from the exons ATGGAAATAGTGGGGTGCCGAGCAGAAGACAGCTCGTGTCCTTTCCGCCCCCCAGCCATGCTCTTCCACGGTATCTCCGGAGGCCACATCCAAGGCATCATGGAAGAGATGGAGCGCAGATCCAAGAGCGAGGCCCGCCTGGCCAAAGGCGCCCAGCTCAACGGCCGCGACGCG GGCATGCCCCCGCTGAGCCCGGAGAAGCCCGCCCTGTGCGCTGGTTGCGGGGGCAAGATCGCCGACAGGTACTACCTGCTGGCCGTGGACAAGCAGTGGCACCTGAGGTGCCTGAAGTGCTGTGAATGTAAGCTGGCGCTCGAGTCCGAGCTCACCTGCTTCGCCAAGGACGGCAGCATTTACTGCAAGGAGGATTACTACAG AAGGTTCTCTGTGCAGAGATGTGCCCGCTGCCACCTCGGCATCTCCGCCTCCGAGATGGTCATGCGCGCCCGAGACTCTGTCTACCACCTGAGCTGTTTCACCTGCTCCACGTGCAACAAGACCCTGACCACGGGAGACCATTTTGGCATGAAGGACAGCCTGGTGTACTGCCGCGCCCACTTCGAGACCCTCTTGCAAGGAGAGTATCCGCCGCAGCTGAGCTACACCGAGCTGGCGGCCAAGAGCGGCGGCTTGGCCCTGCCTTACTTCAATGGCACGGGCACCGTGCAGAAGGGGCGGCCCCGGAAACGGAAGAGCCCAGCGCTGGGGGTGGATATCGTCAATTACAACTCAG GTTGTAACGAGAACGAGGCCGACCACTTGGACCGGGATCAGCAGCCTTACCCACCCTCGCAGAAGACCAAGCGCATGCGCACCTCCTTCAAGCATCACCAGCTGCGGACCATGAAATCCTACTTCGCCATCAACCACAACCCGGACGCCAAGGACCTCAAGCAACTTGCTCAGAAAACGGGCCTGACCAAAAGAGTTTTGCAG GTTTGGTTCCAAAACGCACGAGCCAAATTCAGAAGGAACCTTTTGCGGCAGGAGAATGGGGGTGTTGATAAAGCCGATGGCACGTCGCTTCCGGCCCCGCCCTCGGCAGACAGCGGCGCGCTCAGTCCACCGGGCACTGCGACCACTTTAACAGACCTGACCAATCCCTCTATCACTGTAGTGACAGCCGTGACCTCTAACATGGACAGCCACGAGTCCGCGAGCCCCTCGCAAACTACCTTAACGAACCTTTTCTAA
- the LHX9 gene encoding LIM/homeobox protein Lhx9 isoform X4: MEIVGCRAEDSSCPFRPPAMLFHGISGGHIQGIMEEMERRSKSEARLAKGAQLNGRDAGMPPLSPEKPALCAGCGGKIADRYYLLAVDKQWHLRCLKCCECKLALESELTCFAKDGSIYCKEDYYRRFSVQRCARCHLGISASEMVMRARDSVYHLSCFTCSTCNKTLTTGDHFGMKDSLVYCRAHFETLLQGEYPPQLSYTELAAKSGGLALPYFNGTGTVQKGRPRKRKSPALGVDIVNYNSGCNENEADHLDRDQQPYPPSQKTKRMRTSFKHHQLRTMKSYFAINHNPDAKDLKQLAQKTGLTKRVLQGEQILGHYSQTSRRLKIP, encoded by the exons ATGGAAATAGTGGGGTGCCGAGCAGAAGACAGCTCGTGTCCTTTCCGCCCCCCAGCCATGCTCTTCCACGGTATCTCCGGAGGCCACATCCAAGGCATCATGGAAGAGATGGAGCGCAGATCCAAGAGCGAGGCCCGCCTGGCCAAAGGCGCCCAGCTCAACGGCCGCGACGCG GGCATGCCCCCGCTGAGCCCGGAGAAGCCCGCCCTGTGCGCTGGTTGCGGGGGCAAGATCGCCGACAGGTACTACCTGCTGGCCGTGGACAAGCAGTGGCACCTGAGGTGCCTGAAGTGCTGTGAATGTAAGCTGGCGCTCGAGTCCGAGCTCACCTGCTTCGCCAAGGACGGCAGCATTTACTGCAAGGAGGATTACTACAG AAGGTTCTCTGTGCAGAGATGTGCCCGCTGCCACCTCGGCATCTCCGCCTCCGAGATGGTCATGCGCGCCCGAGACTCTGTCTACCACCTGAGCTGTTTCACCTGCTCCACGTGCAACAAGACCCTGACCACGGGAGACCATTTTGGCATGAAGGACAGCCTGGTGTACTGCCGCGCCCACTTCGAGACCCTCTTGCAAGGAGAGTATCCGCCGCAGCTGAGCTACACCGAGCTGGCGGCCAAGAGCGGCGGCTTGGCCCTGCCTTACTTCAATGGCACGGGCACCGTGCAGAAGGGGCGGCCCCGGAAACGGAAGAGCCCAGCGCTGGGGGTGGATATCGTCAATTACAACTCAG GTTGTAACGAGAACGAGGCCGACCACTTGGACCGGGATCAGCAGCCTTACCCACCCTCGCAGAAGACCAAGCGCATGCGCACCTCCTTCAAGCATCACCAGCTGCGGACCATGAAATCCTACTTCGCCATCAACCACAACCCGGACGCCAAGGACCTCAAGCAACTTGCTCAGAAAACGGGCCTGACCAAAAGAGTTTTGCAG GGAGAACAAATCTTGGGGCATTACAGCCAAACATCCCGACGTTTGAAAATTCCCTAA
- the LHX9 gene encoding LIM/homeobox protein Lhx9 isoform X5, whose product MLNGTTLEAAMLFHGISGGHIQGIMEEMERRSKSEARLAKGAQLNGRDAGMPPLSPEKPALCAGCGGKIADRYYLLAVDKQWHLRCLKCCECKLALESELTCFAKDGSIYCKEDYYRRFSVQRCARCHLGISASEMVMRARDSVYHLSCFTCSTCNKTLTTGDHFGMKDSLVYCRAHFETLLQGEYPPQLSYTELAAKSGGLALPYFNGTGTVQKGRPRKRKSPALGVDIVNYNSGCNENEADHLDRDQQPYPPSQKTKRMRTSFKHHQLRTMKSYFAINHNPDAKDLKQLAQKTGLTKRVLQGEQILGHYSQTSRRLKIP is encoded by the exons CCATGCTCTTCCACGGTATCTCCGGAGGCCACATCCAAGGCATCATGGAAGAGATGGAGCGCAGATCCAAGAGCGAGGCCCGCCTGGCCAAAGGCGCCCAGCTCAACGGCCGCGACGCG GGCATGCCCCCGCTGAGCCCGGAGAAGCCCGCCCTGTGCGCTGGTTGCGGGGGCAAGATCGCCGACAGGTACTACCTGCTGGCCGTGGACAAGCAGTGGCACCTGAGGTGCCTGAAGTGCTGTGAATGTAAGCTGGCGCTCGAGTCCGAGCTCACCTGCTTCGCCAAGGACGGCAGCATTTACTGCAAGGAGGATTACTACAG AAGGTTCTCTGTGCAGAGATGTGCCCGCTGCCACCTCGGCATCTCCGCCTCCGAGATGGTCATGCGCGCCCGAGACTCTGTCTACCACCTGAGCTGTTTCACCTGCTCCACGTGCAACAAGACCCTGACCACGGGAGACCATTTTGGCATGAAGGACAGCCTGGTGTACTGCCGCGCCCACTTCGAGACCCTCTTGCAAGGAGAGTATCCGCCGCAGCTGAGCTACACCGAGCTGGCGGCCAAGAGCGGCGGCTTGGCCCTGCCTTACTTCAATGGCACGGGCACCGTGCAGAAGGGGCGGCCCCGGAAACGGAAGAGCCCAGCGCTGGGGGTGGATATCGTCAATTACAACTCAG GTTGTAACGAGAACGAGGCCGACCACTTGGACCGGGATCAGCAGCCTTACCCACCCTCGCAGAAGACCAAGCGCATGCGCACCTCCTTCAAGCATCACCAGCTGCGGACCATGAAATCCTACTTCGCCATCAACCACAACCCGGACGCCAAGGACCTCAAGCAACTTGCTCAGAAAACGGGCCTGACCAAAAGAGTTTTGCAG GGAGAACAAATCTTGGGGCATTACAGCCAAACATCCCGACGTTTGAAAATTCCCTAA
- the LHX9 gene encoding LIM/homeobox protein Lhx9 isoform X2, whose amino-acid sequence MLNGTTLEAAMLFHGISGGHIQGIMEEMERRSKSEARLAKGAQLNGRDAGMPPLSPEKPALCAGCGGKIADRYYLLAVDKQWHLRCLKCCECKLALESELTCFAKDGSIYCKEDYYRRFSVQRCARCHLGISASEMVMRARDSVYHLSCFTCSTCNKTLTTGDHFGMKDSLVYCRAHFETLLQGEYPPQLSYTELAAKSGGLALPYFNGTGTVQKGRPRKRKSPALGVDIVNYNSGCNENEADHLDRDQQPYPPSQKTKRMRTSFKHHQLRTMKSYFAINHNPDAKDLKQLAQKTGLTKRVLQVWFQNARAKFRRNLLRQENGGVDKADGTSLPAPPSADSGALSPPGTATTLTDLTNPSITVVTAVTSNMDSHESASPSQTTLTNLF is encoded by the exons CCATGCTCTTCCACGGTATCTCCGGAGGCCACATCCAAGGCATCATGGAAGAGATGGAGCGCAGATCCAAGAGCGAGGCCCGCCTGGCCAAAGGCGCCCAGCTCAACGGCCGCGACGCG GGCATGCCCCCGCTGAGCCCGGAGAAGCCCGCCCTGTGCGCTGGTTGCGGGGGCAAGATCGCCGACAGGTACTACCTGCTGGCCGTGGACAAGCAGTGGCACCTGAGGTGCCTGAAGTGCTGTGAATGTAAGCTGGCGCTCGAGTCCGAGCTCACCTGCTTCGCCAAGGACGGCAGCATTTACTGCAAGGAGGATTACTACAG AAGGTTCTCTGTGCAGAGATGTGCCCGCTGCCACCTCGGCATCTCCGCCTCCGAGATGGTCATGCGCGCCCGAGACTCTGTCTACCACCTGAGCTGTTTCACCTGCTCCACGTGCAACAAGACCCTGACCACGGGAGACCATTTTGGCATGAAGGACAGCCTGGTGTACTGCCGCGCCCACTTCGAGACCCTCTTGCAAGGAGAGTATCCGCCGCAGCTGAGCTACACCGAGCTGGCGGCCAAGAGCGGCGGCTTGGCCCTGCCTTACTTCAATGGCACGGGCACCGTGCAGAAGGGGCGGCCCCGGAAACGGAAGAGCCCAGCGCTGGGGGTGGATATCGTCAATTACAACTCAG GTTGTAACGAGAACGAGGCCGACCACTTGGACCGGGATCAGCAGCCTTACCCACCCTCGCAGAAGACCAAGCGCATGCGCACCTCCTTCAAGCATCACCAGCTGCGGACCATGAAATCCTACTTCGCCATCAACCACAACCCGGACGCCAAGGACCTCAAGCAACTTGCTCAGAAAACGGGCCTGACCAAAAGAGTTTTGCAG GTTTGGTTCCAAAACGCACGAGCCAAATTCAGAAGGAACCTTTTGCGGCAGGAGAATGGGGGTGTTGATAAAGCCGATGGCACGTCGCTTCCGGCCCCGCCCTCGGCAGACAGCGGCGCGCTCAGTCCACCGGGCACTGCGACCACTTTAACAGACCTGACCAATCCCTCTATCACTGTAGTGACAGCCGTGACCTCTAACATGGACAGCCACGAGTCCGCGAGCCCCTCGCAAACTACCTTAACGAACCTTTTCTAA
- the LHX9 gene encoding LIM/homeobox protein Lhx9 isoform X3 has translation MPPLSPEKPALCAGCGGKIADRYYLLAVDKQWHLRCLKCCECKLALESELTCFAKDGSIYCKEDYYRRFSVQRCARCHLGISASEMVMRARDSVYHLSCFTCSTCNKTLTTGDHFGMKDSLVYCRAHFETLLQGEYPPQLSYTELAAKSGGLALPYFNGTGTVQKGRPRKRKSPALGVDIVNYNSGCNENEADHLDRDQQPYPPSQKTKRMRTSFKHHQLRTMKSYFAINHNPDAKDLKQLAQKTGLTKRVLQVWFQNARAKFRRNLLRQENGGVDKADGTSLPAPPSADSGALSPPGTATTLTDLTNPSITVVTAVTSNMDSHESASPSQTTLTNLF, from the exons ATGCCCCCGCTGAGCCCGGAGAAGCCCGCCCTGTGCGCTGGTTGCGGGGGCAAGATCGCCGACAGGTACTACCTGCTGGCCGTGGACAAGCAGTGGCACCTGAGGTGCCTGAAGTGCTGTGAATGTAAGCTGGCGCTCGAGTCCGAGCTCACCTGCTTCGCCAAGGACGGCAGCATTTACTGCAAGGAGGATTACTACAG AAGGTTCTCTGTGCAGAGATGTGCCCGCTGCCACCTCGGCATCTCCGCCTCCGAGATGGTCATGCGCGCCCGAGACTCTGTCTACCACCTGAGCTGTTTCACCTGCTCCACGTGCAACAAGACCCTGACCACGGGAGACCATTTTGGCATGAAGGACAGCCTGGTGTACTGCCGCGCCCACTTCGAGACCCTCTTGCAAGGAGAGTATCCGCCGCAGCTGAGCTACACCGAGCTGGCGGCCAAGAGCGGCGGCTTGGCCCTGCCTTACTTCAATGGCACGGGCACCGTGCAGAAGGGGCGGCCCCGGAAACGGAAGAGCCCAGCGCTGGGGGTGGATATCGTCAATTACAACTCAG GTTGTAACGAGAACGAGGCCGACCACTTGGACCGGGATCAGCAGCCTTACCCACCCTCGCAGAAGACCAAGCGCATGCGCACCTCCTTCAAGCATCACCAGCTGCGGACCATGAAATCCTACTTCGCCATCAACCACAACCCGGACGCCAAGGACCTCAAGCAACTTGCTCAGAAAACGGGCCTGACCAAAAGAGTTTTGCAG GTTTGGTTCCAAAACGCACGAGCCAAATTCAGAAGGAACCTTTTGCGGCAGGAGAATGGGGGTGTTGATAAAGCCGATGGCACGTCGCTTCCGGCCCCGCCCTCGGCAGACAGCGGCGCGCTCAGTCCACCGGGCACTGCGACCACTTTAACAGACCTGACCAATCCCTCTATCACTGTAGTGACAGCCGTGACCTCTAACATGGACAGCCACGAGTCCGCGAGCCCCTCGCAAACTACCTTAACGAACCTTTTCTAA